Proteins found in one Clostridia bacterium genomic segment:
- a CDS encoding glycoside hydrolase family 3 protein, with the protein MGIENSKAYAEKLFDELSVEDLAGQLMCIQLNNGTTPEQFEEIAKEIRPGGLFFGGNSTKEQIKQFTDIANKYTKIPVIVAGDVENGPGCVLKDEAYFPRPMAWGACDDEKLIERAGRVTGEICRKNGVHWNFAPIVDINFNKDNPVVNVRAVSDKPEQVAKIAGAYIRGMQNSGMLMAASKHFPGDGMDDRNQHFCTSVNSLSKEEWMKTFGYVYKEMFKQGTASVMVAHIDLPWVGDEVDPVLGGKPATLSKKIITDLLKGELAYEGCVVSDAMSMVGTSVMCPPDKLSVTFIKSGGDMLLFPLPKDFHYLVDAIQSGEITKERLKDAFIRIIGLKAKARLFEDQDKIENAIVLSENIEALSREIAEKSITVIRNTQNLIPLSPKKGAKFLLVNLQKVGKTDLAFMQDIKVLSEELEKRGYVADTLSDNDHYLLGRIKDDYDCILINCRMEPINYLGGTLRINWDNIMPFWRGVAVDHPCVIFTSFGDPYKLYELPFLRTYVNAYSAAAETMSAFVKVLLGEKPAVGKSPVELKGFFERGV; encoded by the coding sequence ATGGGTATTGAAAATTCAAAGGCGTATGCAGAAAAATTGTTTGATGAGCTGTCTGTGGAGGACCTTGCAGGTCAGCTTATGTGTATACAGTTAAACAACGGCACAACTCCCGAGCAATTTGAAGAAATTGCAAAGGAAATCCGTCCGGGCGGTCTTTTCTTTGGCGGAAACAGCACAAAGGAACAGATTAAGCAATTTACCGATATTGCCAACAAATACACAAAAATCCCCGTTATTGTTGCAGGGGATGTGGAAAACGGTCCGGGTTGTGTTTTAAAGGACGAGGCGTATTTCCCGAGACCTATGGCTTGGGGGGCTTGCGATGATGAAAAGCTGATTGAAAGAGCCGGTCGCGTTACGGGCGAAATTTGCAGAAAAAACGGTGTGCATTGGAATTTTGCCCCTATTGTAGATATCAATTTTAACAAAGATAACCCTGTGGTAAATGTGCGTGCAGTGTCCGATAAGCCTGAGCAGGTGGCAAAAATTGCAGGTGCTTACATCAGAGGTATGCAGAATAGCGGCATGCTGATGGCGGCAAGCAAGCATTTCCCCGGAGACGGCATGGATGACAGAAATCAGCATTTCTGTACTTCGGTGAATTCTCTGTCCAAGGAAGAATGGATGAAAACCTTCGGGTATGTGTATAAAGAAATGTTTAAGCAGGGCACGGCATCTGTTATGGTGGCGCATATTGATTTGCCCTGGGTGGGTGACGAAGTAGACCCTGTTCTTGGCGGAAAGCCTGCAACCTTAAGCAAAAAAATCATCACAGACCTTTTGAAAGGGGAGCTGGCTTATGAAGGCTGCGTGGTTTCGGATGCCATGAGTATGGTCGGCACAAGCGTAATGTGTCCGCCCGATAAGCTGTCGGTTACCTTTATTAAATCGGGCGGTGATATGCTTCTGTTCCCGTTGCCCAAGGATTTTCATTATCTGGTGGATGCGATTCAATCAGGCGAAATCACCAAGGAACGTTTAAAGGATGCGTTTATCCGAATAATTGGTTTGAAAGCCAAGGCACGATTGTTTGAGGATCAGGATAAAATTGAAAATGCAATCGTTTTGAGCGAAAATATTGAGGCTTTGTCCCGGGAAATTGCTGAAAAAAGCATTACGGTTATCCGCAACACGCAAAATCTCATTCCGCTCTCTCCTAAAAAAGGTGCAAAATTTTTGCTGGTGAATTTGCAAAAAGTCGGAAAAACAGACCTTGCTTTTATGCAGGATATCAAAGTGCTTTCGGAAGAACTTGAAAAGCGGGGATATGTGGCGGATACATTAAGTGACAATGACCACTATCTGCTCGGCAGAATCAAGGACGACTATGACTGTATTTTAATCAACTGCCGTATGGAACCGATCAACTATTTAGGCGGAACACTCCGGATTAACTGGGATAATATCATGCCCTTCTGGCGTGGGGTTGCGGTGGACCATCCTTGTGTAATTTTCACCTCCTTCGGTGACCCGTATAAGCTTTACGAGCTTCC
- a CDS encoding HAD family hydrolase, with protein MMKYKYILFDLDGTLTEPEEGITKCIQYALSKLGIDEPDRKKLCKFIGPPLVPAFMEHYGFDEPTARQALLYYRERFLVKGIYENKVYDGIPELLKRLKEAGGVLCLATTKPEPQAKEVLRHFNLAPFFDVIAGSDLNETVVEKPDVMRLAISRVAGYNPEEAVMIGDRKFDIEGAKVHKIDSVGVLYGHGDLEELQNAGANYIVQSVQELCKLLLN; from the coding sequence ATGATGAAATACAAATACATATTATTCGACTTGGACGGTACACTCACCGAGCCGGAGGAGGGCATCACCAAATGCATTCAGTATGCCCTCTCAAAGCTTGGTATTGACGAGCCGGACAGAAAAAAGCTTTGTAAGTTTATAGGACCTCCGCTTGTGCCTGCATTTATGGAGCATTACGGGTTTGACGAGCCTACTGCGCGGCAGGCACTGCTGTATTATCGTGAGCGTTTTTTGGTAAAAGGCATTTATGAAAATAAGGTGTATGACGGCATACCTGAACTTTTAAAAAGATTAAAAGAAGCAGGGGGTGTGCTTTGCTTAGCCACCACAAAGCCCGAGCCGCAGGCGAAAGAAGTGCTGCGCCACTTTAATCTTGCACCCTTTTTTGATGTGATTGCAGGTAGTGATTTGAATGAAACGGTGGTGGAAAAGCCGGATGTGATGCGTCTTGCTATCTCGCGCGTTGCAGGATATAACCCCGAAGAGGCGGTTATGATTGGTGACCGTAAATTTGATATTGAAGGTGCAAAAGTCCATAAAATCGACTCTGTTGGTGTGTTGTACGGACACGGTGATTTGGAGGAGCTACAGAACGCAGGAGCAAATTATATTGTGCAATCGGTGCAAGAGCTATGCAAACTGCTTTTAAATTAA
- a CDS encoding alpha-L-fucosidase: MIPKALPYIARFEKLGFGMFVHWGLYSQMGKGEWAMHMYKMPKEEYMKLFDTFTAEDFNAEELVLTAKNAGMKYITLTTRHHEGFSLYDTCGLNEYDAPHSPAKRDLVREFVDACNKHDIIPFFYHTTLDWWKDEFETDFDAYLEYLRKSVEILCKNYGKIGGLWFDGNWSKKDADWKEDELYATIRKYQPEAMIINNTGIHDRGALGNIELDSVTFEQGRPEPMNREGMPKYLAAEMCETINDHWGVGSCDFNNKSTAQLIETLCACRKVGANYLLNIGPTAQGGVLPIQKYTLECVGEWVKIFEPAIRNALPCGVEGRGKDFALRDGNKMYFFIHDLKIDGDKDVTVSMSNDAARTFAGVKGKISNLRWMDNNKELPFTQMGDTFLMHATGFAYGINYVVRVAVADIEE, from the coding sequence ATGATACCAAAGGCGTTACCTTATATTGCAAGATTTGAAAAATTAGGATTCGGTATGTTTGTACACTGGGGACTTTATTCTCAGATGGGCAAAGGCGAATGGGCAATGCACATGTACAAAATGCCCAAGGAAGAATATATGAAGCTGTTTGACACCTTCACTGCAGAGGATTTTAATGCGGAAGAACTGGTGCTGACAGCCAAAAATGCAGGTATGAAATATATCACCTTAACCACCCGTCATCACGAAGGCTTTTCGCTGTATGACACTTGTGGCTTGAATGAATACGATGCACCGCACAGCCCTGCAAAGCGTGATTTGGTGCGCGAATTTGTGGATGCCTGCAACAAGCATGATATCATTCCGTTTTTCTATCATACAACCTTAGACTGGTGGAAAGACGAATTCGAAACCGATTTTGATGCGTACCTGGAATACTTAAGAAAATCGGTTGAAATCCTTTGTAAAAACTACGGCAAAATCGGAGGCTTGTGGTTTGACGGCAACTGGTCCAAAAAAGATGCGGACTGGAAAGAAGACGAGTTATATGCCACCATCCGTAAATATCAGCCCGAGGCAATGATTATCAATAACACAGGTATTCATGACCGCGGTGCTTTGGGTAACATTGAACTGGACTCTGTTACCTTTGAACAGGGCAGACCCGAGCCAATGAACCGAGAAGGGATGCCCAAATACTTAGCGGCAGAAATGTGCGAAACCATTAACGACCACTGGGGTGTTGGCTCTTGTGACTTTAACAACAAGTCTACCGCACAGCTGATTGAAACCCTCTGTGCCTGCAGGAAAGTCGGTGCAAACTATCTGTTAAACATCGGACCTACTGCCCAGGGCGGTGTTTTGCCCATTCAGAAATATACGCTTGAATGTGTGGGCGAGTGGGTTAAGATTTTCGAGCCTGCCATCCGCAATGCATTGCCCTGCGGTGTGGAAGGCAGAGGCAAGGATTTTGCACTCCGTGACGGCAACAAAATGTATTTCTTTATCCATGATTTAAAGATTGACGGCGACAAGGACGTTACCGTTTCCATGTCCAACGATGCGGCACGCACCTTTGCAGGGGTGAAAGGCAAAATCAGCAATCTGCGCTGGATGGATAATAATAAGGAATTACCCTTTACACAGATGGGCGACACCTTCCTGATGCATGCTACGGGCTTTGCTTACGGCATCAATTATGTGGTTCGTGTAGCGGTTGCAGATATTGAAGAATGA
- a CDS encoding SGNH/GDSL hydrolase family protein encodes MDITKFYAGENEKPLDNIVSDGGFCSIFRTIGCVGDSLSSGEFESLNENNERGYHDMYEYSWGQFMARMMGSEVYNFSRGGMRADTYCKTFADEKDFWNPDKKCQCYILALGVNDITHIDEYEGGLGEASDIDVNDWHNNKKSFAGYYGQIIQRYREIQPRARFFLMTIPKKQPVDEKRVALEDAHQKLLHEIAELFDHTYVLDLREYAPLYDAEFYRHFFMGHMNPMGYVLTAKMVASYIDFIIRKYPEDFNQVGFIGTDLYNKDFKD; translated from the coding sequence ATGGATATCACAAAATTTTATGCAGGCGAAAATGAAAAGCCTCTTGATAATATCGTAAGCGACGGCGGATTCTGCAGTATTTTCCGCACCATCGGTTGCGTGGGAGACAGCTTGTCGTCGGGTGAGTTTGAATCGCTTAATGAAAACAACGAGCGCGGTTACCATGACATGTACGAGTATTCCTGGGGGCAGTTCATGGCACGAATGATGGGTTCTGAGGTATACAATTTTTCCAGGGGCGGTATGCGTGCAGATACATACTGCAAAACCTTTGCGGACGAAAAGGATTTCTGGAATCCCGACAAAAAGTGCCAGTGCTATATTTTAGCACTTGGGGTAAATGATATAACGCATATAGATGAATATGAAGGGGGCTTGGGCGAAGCTTCGGACATTGACGTAAACGATTGGCACAACAACAAAAAGTCCTTTGCGGGCTATTACGGACAGATTATTCAGCGGTACAGAGAAATTCAGCCCCGTGCGCGGTTTTTCTTAATGACTATCCCGAAAAAACAGCCCGTGGATGAAAAAAGAGTTGCGCTGGAGGATGCACATCAGAAGCTTCTGCACGAAATTGCAGAGCTGTTTGACCACACCTATGTGCTGGATTTAAGAGAATACGCACCCCTTTATGATGCGGAGTTTTACCGTCATTTCTTTATGGGACACATGAATCCCATGGGGTATGTGTTAACCGCCAAAATGGTTGCCTCCTACATTGATTTTATCATTCGGAAATATCCGGAGGATTTCAATCAGGTGGGCTTTATCGGCACAGATTTATACAATAAGGATTTTAAAGATTAA
- the folD gene encoding bifunctional methylenetetrahydrofolate dehydrogenase/methenyltetrahydrofolate cyclohydrolase FolD translates to MTAKILDGKAVSARIKAELAEKVQKIKEKGVSLKLAVVIVGEDPASQVYVRNKEKACAEIGVESVKYALPAETTEAELLELVKTLNEDKTTNGILVQLPLPKHIDEKTVLYAIDPKKDVDAFHPVNVGKIMIGDFDFVPCTPAGVMELIKESGIEICGKECVVIGRSNIVGKPQAMLLLHQNGTVTICHSRTKNLPEVTKKADILVAAVGIPKFVTADMVKPGAVVIDVGMDRDENGKLCGDVDFETVKEVAGAITPVPGGVGPMTIAMLMQNTVKAAKVQGFVEE, encoded by the coding sequence ATGACAGCAAAAATTCTGGACGGCAAGGCGGTTTCGGCAAGAATCAAGGCGGAACTGGCAGAAAAGGTACAAAAGATAAAGGAAAAGGGCGTCAGCCTAAAGCTCGCGGTGGTCATCGTCGGTGAAGACCCAGCTTCTCAGGTGTATGTGCGCAACAAGGAAAAGGCTTGTGCGGAAATCGGTGTTGAATCCGTAAAATATGCTTTACCTGCAGAAACCACTGAAGCAGAGCTTTTGGAATTGGTAAAAACCTTAAACGAAGATAAGACCACAAACGGTATTTTGGTACAGTTACCGCTTCCGAAGCATATTGACGAAAAGACTGTTTTGTATGCTATCGACCCCAAAAAGGACGTGGATGCGTTCCATCCCGTAAACGTGGGTAAAATTATGATTGGCGACTTTGATTTTGTGCCTTGTACTCCTGCAGGCGTGATGGAGCTGATTAAGGAATCGGGCATTGAAATCTGCGGAAAAGAATGTGTGGTTATCGGCAGAAGCAACATTGTGGGCAAGCCCCAGGCGATGCTTTTGCTGCACCAGAACGGCACGGTAACCATTTGTCATTCCAGAACCAAAAATCTGCCTGAAGTGACCAAAAAAGCAGATATTTTGGTTGCGGCTGTGGGTATTCCGAAGTTTGTGACCGCTGACATGGTAAAACCCGGTGCGGTTGTCATTGACGTGGGTATGGACAGAGATGAAAACGGCAAGCTTTGCGGCGACGTGGATTTTGAGACCGTAAAAGAGGTGGCAGGTGCCATTACACCCGTACCCGGCGGTGTAGGACCCATGACCATTGCAATGCTGATGCAAAATACCGTAAAAGCTGCAAAGGTACAGGGCTTTGTGGAGGAATAA
- a CDS encoding GrpB family protein encodes MRTRKVVVLPYDAAWQSAFEKIKGEIEEAIGDLIIGVEHVGSTSVEGMSAKPCIDIDVIIGDYSVFAALVDGLKAIGYIHEGNLGIKDREAFKYSGKEHLQMHHLYVCPKYSEELHRHIAFRDFLRSNPEAVRKYSLIKEKAAELFLNDIDGYMEYKSPCIEELYKECGLK; translated from the coding sequence ATGAGAACAAGAAAGGTTGTTGTACTGCCATACGATGCGGCATGGCAATCAGCTTTTGAAAAAATAAAGGGTGAGATTGAAGAAGCAATTGGCGATTTAATCATCGGTGTTGAACACGTCGGAAGCACCTCTGTCGAAGGAATGTCTGCTAAACCTTGCATTGATATTGATGTGATTATTGGGGATTACTCGGTGTTTGCTGCGTTAGTTGACGGCTTGAAAGCAATCGGATATATCCACGAGGGTAATCTTGGTATTAAGGATAGAGAGGCATTTAAGTATTCAGGCAAAGAGCATCTGCAAATGCATCACTTGTATGTATGTCCGAAATACTCGGAAGAATTGCACCGTCATATTGCATTCAGAGATTTTCTCCGAAGCAATCCCGAAGCGGTTAGAAAATACAGTTTGATAAAAGAAAAAGCCGCCGAGCTATTTCTAAATGATATAGACGGATACATGGAGTATAAATCACCATGCATTGAAGAACTGTATAAAGAATGCGGTTTGAAATAA
- a CDS encoding endonuclease/exonuclease/phosphatase family protein, translated as MKIVTFNIRSCYDGWDGVNSFIHRAGLVHDVIAEKKPDIIAFQEVIPKTKELLEVVLPEYLILGHGRLKDFSGEGVFTAIRKETVELLGLDVCWMSDTPYVPETGYKNQSQCPRTLNTAIVRYKPTGENMYVYNVHLDHIESSAQEDELNFMLERMKADKQNKYDIPAVVMGDFNLKWGQSACVKKFAEQKELPLNKITGPYPATFHNFGTVDQEYEIDYIFVTDELKDKVRSVTLWEDEHNGIFLSDHYPICAEIDL; from the coding sequence ATGAAAATTGTAACTTTTAATATTCGCAGTTGCTACGATGGATGGGATGGTGTAAACAGCTTTATACACCGTGCAGGGCTTGTGCATGATGTTATTGCAGAAAAAAAGCCTGATATTATTGCTTTTCAGGAGGTTATTCCGAAAACGAAAGAGCTTTTGGAGGTTGTGCTTCCGGAGTATTTGATTTTAGGACACGGCAGACTGAAAGATTTTAGCGGTGAAGGTGTATTTACTGCCATTCGTAAGGAAACGGTGGAGCTGCTCGGGCTGGATGTGTGCTGGATGAGTGATACGCCTTATGTGCCTGAAACCGGATATAAAAACCAAAGCCAATGCCCCAGAACGCTGAACACTGCGATTGTTCGTTATAAGCCCACGGGTGAAAATATGTATGTGTATAATGTGCATCTTGACCATATTGAAAGCTCGGCTCAGGAAGATGAGCTGAACTTTATGCTTGAAAGAATGAAAGCGGATAAGCAAAATAAATATGATATTCCTGCCGTTGTAATGGGTGATTTTAATTTAAAATGGGGACAATCCGCGTGTGTAAAAAAATTTGCAGAACAAAAAGAACTTCCGCTTAACAAAATTACAGGGCCTTATCCTGCAACATTCCACAACTTCGGTACGGTAGATCAGGAATATGAAATTGATTATATTTTCGTGACCGATGAATTGAAGGATAAAGTGCGGTCGGTTACCCTGTGGGAAGATGAACATAACGGCATTTTCCTTTCCGACCACTATCCTATATGTGCAGAAATTGATTTGTAA
- a CDS encoding acyltransferase — MAVTKKKTELDILNVFLCVLVLFIHTASEPVTKLSADAVAFAPLFMLWKAATVAVPGFLFVSGIKLGLGFSSSRKSYGAFLRDKLLKIYVPYVLYVCVYYVYFITKDYFSFRFWDLLSYIFIGDLAAHFYFVVILMQFFILMPIFKSWIEKYSPLLLLTASLLVTVLFGQFLPDMLRAVSGGKIEFLYNDRLFTSYLFYYMLGMLAGHKYNAYLAFLKENKKPIVILGLFVLLLNIGFSYAERKNGVYFGFSYLLQTVYCVGILPLLSVVAVSLAKHKKPFESKTFRMINASTFSVYLLHLLVMFSVNDLLEFLPSLGILELFVLRFTATTLITFGLCMLYAWLKQKFFKK; from the coding sequence ATGGCAGTAACCAAAAAGAAAACCGAGCTTGACATACTCAATGTGTTTCTTTGCGTTCTGGTACTTTTTATACACACGGCATCTGAGCCTGTAACAAAGCTTTCGGCAGATGCGGTGGCTTTTGCACCGCTTTTTATGCTTTGGAAGGCGGCAACGGTGGCAGTACCCGGCTTTTTGTTTGTTTCCGGCATTAAACTGGGACTTGGCTTTTCTTCGAGCCGTAAAAGCTACGGTGCTTTTCTGCGGGACAAGCTTTTGAAAATTTATGTGCCGTATGTTTTGTATGTATGCGTTTACTATGTATACTTTATAACAAAGGACTATTTTTCGTTCCGCTTTTGGGATTTACTGTCCTACATTTTCATCGGTGACCTTGCCGCGCACTTTTATTTTGTTGTGATTTTAATGCAGTTTTTTATACTGATGCCGATTTTTAAGAGTTGGATTGAAAAGTACAGTCCCTTGCTGTTACTGACGGCATCATTGCTTGTAACCGTGCTGTTCGGGCAGTTTTTGCCGGATATGCTCCGAGCGGTTTCGGGCGGAAAAATCGAATTTTTGTATAATGACAGACTGTTTACGAGCTATTTGTTTTACTATATGCTTGGGATGCTTGCCGGGCATAAATACAACGCGTATCTGGCGTTTTTGAAAGAGAACAAAAAGCCGATTGTAATTTTGGGATTGTTTGTGTTGCTTCTGAACATAGGTTTTTCGTATGCAGAGCGGAAAAACGGCGTTTATTTTGGTTTTTCCTATCTGTTACAGACGGTGTATTGTGTAGGCATTCTGCCCTTGCTTTCGGTGGTTGCGGTGTCGCTTGCAAAACACAAAAAGCCCTTTGAAAGCAAAACGTTCAGGATGATTAACGCATCTACCTTTTCGGTGTATCTCTTGCACCTCTTGGTTATGTTTAGTGTAAACGATTTACTGGAATTTCTGCCGTCTTTGGGCATCTTGGAATTGTTTGTCCTTCGGTTTACGGCAACCACTCTGATCACCTTTGGTCTATGCATGCTGTATGCATGGCTGAAACAGAAATTTTTCAAAAAATAA
- the wecB gene encoding UDP-N-acetylglucosamine 2-epimerase (non-hydrolyzing), which produces MDKKKVMLVFGTRPEAIKMCPLVKELKKRESLETVVCVTGQHRQMLDQVLEAFQVTPDYDLSIMKDKQTLFDVTTNILERIREVLEKEQPNVVLVHGDTSTTFATALACFYLQIPVGHVEAGLRTYNIHSPFPEEFNRQAVGIVAKFHFSPTEMSKQNLLNEGKNPDDIYVTGNTAIDALKTTVQENYTHEHLEWAKGSRLITITAHRRENLGEPMRNMFRAIKRIIDEYPDIKAVYPIHMNPVVREAAAEIFGNCDRIRIIEPLEVLDFHNFLARSYLILTDSGGIQEEAPSLGKPVLVMRDTTERPEGIEAGTLKLVGTDETFIYDTFKLLLTDDDAYNQMSLASNPYGDGFACKRIADILCEKL; this is translated from the coding sequence ATGGATAAGAAAAAGGTAATGCTGGTGTTTGGCACCAGACCTGAGGCGATTAAAATGTGTCCTCTGGTAAAGGAACTGAAAAAACGCGAAAGCTTAGAAACAGTGGTTTGTGTAACCGGTCAGCACCGCCAGATGTTAGACCAGGTTTTAGAGGCGTTTCAGGTGACACCGGATTACGATTTGTCTATCATGAAGGACAAGCAGACCCTTTTTGATGTGACCACGAACATTTTAGAGCGCATCAGAGAAGTGCTGGAAAAGGAACAGCCGAATGTGGTTTTGGTACACGGCGATACCTCTACTACCTTTGCGACCGCTCTGGCATGTTTTTATCTCCAGATTCCGGTGGGACATGTGGAAGCAGGACTTCGGACTTATAACATCCATTCGCCTTTCCCGGAGGAGTTTAACCGTCAGGCGGTGGGCATTGTGGCAAAATTCCATTTTTCACCTACCGAGATGTCTAAGCAAAACCTTTTGAATGAAGGCAAAAATCCCGATGATATTTATGTAACGGGCAACACGGCTATAGACGCCTTGAAAACTACCGTACAGGAAAATTATACCCACGAGCATTTAGAGTGGGCAAAGGGCTCAAGACTGATTACCATCACGGCACACCGTCGTGAAAATCTGGGCGAGCCTATGCGCAACATGTTCCGTGCCATCAAACGGATTATTGACGAATATCCCGATATCAAGGCGGTTTATCCGATTCATATGAATCCCGTGGTGCGTGAAGCGGCGGCGGAAATTTTCGGCAACTGCGACAGAATCCGCATCATTGAACCCCTTGAAGTATTGGATTTTCATAACTTTTTGGCAAGAAGCTATCTGATTTTAACGGACAGTGGCGGTATTCAGGAGGAAGCACCCTCCCTGGGCAAACCCGTTCTGGTTATGCGTGATACAACCGAGCGCCCCGAGGGCATTGAGGCAGGTACATTAAAGCTGGTGGGTACAGACGAGACCTTTATTTACGATACCTTTAAACTGCTTTTAACCGATGACGATGCGTACAATCAGATGAGCCTTGCAAGCAATCCTTATGGGGATGGCTTTGCCTGCAAGCGCATTGCAGATATTTTGTGCGAAAAACTGTAA
- a CDS encoding nucleotidyltransferase family protein: METMLGLLAYGAAGNDCGADLKSIPLGEVIRLAAEQGVWQLCFAGIKQLVSSGKLSLDEADMPFYAELQKRFMQSCILHEQKNGAVQEILTKLSDAGIPCCLLKGKSLSYMYAHPECRISSDIDLLVSPEDEQKALTVFREAGFSVEHRGTTSNHDKLEHPKIGVVELHISLYYDIEHDVWFDNMNMQQEPFMQKDGMTVLGITDGYLYTLLHAVRHFVRSGLGVKQILDVLLYEKYYKNELDEARIRDTLTHLKYMEFLNTVKGFGVTYLGFSESDFLPFSYDAEKVKRLFEDVAAGGVFGKKEDRSDCFDLYNAVRFATFKNEDYQSFMTKWYRKKAANSFSFGLKNMKKRYPYAEKHIFLMPVAWIHHVFTIGIAVSRKISNIGKSIKYTAPEPKDALMQERMDLYKYFDMM, encoded by the coding sequence ATGGAAACAATGCTTGGTTTGCTGGCGTACGGTGCGGCAGGAAATGACTGCGGTGCGGATTTGAAAAGCATCCCGCTTGGCGAAGTGATTCGGCTTGCGGCAGAGCAGGGCGTCTGGCAGCTTTGTTTTGCAGGCATCAAACAGCTTGTTTCTTCGGGAAAGCTTTCCTTGGATGAGGCGGACATGCCCTTTTATGCCGAACTGCAAAAACGGTTTATGCAAAGCTGTATTTTGCATGAGCAGAAAAACGGTGCTGTGCAGGAAATTTTAACAAAGCTGTCCGATGCAGGCATCCCGTGCTGTTTGCTGAAAGGAAAATCTCTTTCTTACATGTATGCACATCCCGAATGCCGTATTTCGAGCGATATTGATTTGTTGGTATCCCCTGAGGATGAGCAAAAGGCATTAACCGTTTTCCGTGAGGCGGGTTTTTCGGTAGAGCACAGAGGCACCACCTCGAACCATGACAAGTTAGAGCATCCGAAAATCGGGGTTGTGGAGCTGCATATTTCTCTTTATTATGACATCGAGCATGATGTGTGGTTTGACAATATGAATATGCAACAGGAACCCTTTATGCAAAAGGATGGCATGACCGTTTTGGGTATTACGGACGGATATCTTTATACGCTTTTGCATGCGGTGCGCCATTTTGTACGCAGCGGACTTGGTGTGAAGCAGATTTTAGATGTCCTTTTGTATGAAAAATATTATAAAAATGAGTTGGATGAAGCACGCATACGGGATACGCTGACGCACCTGAAATACATGGAATTTTTAAACACCGTAAAAGGGTTTGGCGTTACATATCTTGGTTTTTCCGAATCGGATTTTCTGCCCTTTTCGTACGATGCCGAAAAGGTAAAACGTCTTTTTGAAGATGTGGCGGCAGGCGGTGTGTTCGGCAAAAAAGAAGACAGAAGCGATTGCTTTGATTTGTATAATGCCGTGCGTTTTGCGACCTTTAAGAACGAGGATTATCAGTCGTTTATGACCAAATGGTACCGCAAAAAAGCGGCAAACAGCTTTTCTTTCGGGCTTAAGAACATGAAAAAGAGATACCCGTATGCGGAAAAGCATATTTTTCTGATGCCTGTTGCGTGGATACACCATGTGTTTACCATTGGCATTGCGGTAAGCCGGAAAATCAGCAATATCGGTAAGAGCATAAAATATACGGCACCTGAGCCAAAGGATGCTTTGATGCAGGAACGTATGGATTTATATAAATATTTTGATATGATGTAG
- a CDS encoding mechanosensitive ion channel family protein — protein sequence MNKVINWDVVAGYGNDILRAILHGMGKICIAVLLLVIGFKLIKKLVKVIKKGKGFTALNPGMQTFLGSGISILLKIVLIIALAGYLGFPTASLITVLGSAGVAIGLALQGSLSNVSGGVILLLFKPFEVGDYIIVSDQQGGTVKEIGLFYTTLLTPDNRKVIVPNAEISNEQLINVTSEKIRRCDLKFSVAYDTDVDKMCALLLKCAEEEPLALKEPETQAVVAEYGDSAITFALRIWCNTPDYWTVYNNVNVKVKKALDREGITIPFPQMDVRIVKE from the coding sequence ATGAATAAAGTAATAAATTGGGATGTTGTTGCCGGATACGGCAACGACATCCTTCGTGCTATTTTGCACGGGATGGGTAAAATATGTATAGCAGTTCTGCTTCTGGTGATTGGCTTTAAGCTGATTAAAAAGCTTGTAAAAGTCATCAAAAAGGGAAAGGGCTTTACGGCACTTAATCCCGGCATGCAGACCTTTTTGGGCAGCGGCATCAGCATTTTGCTTAAAATTGTACTGATTATTGCGCTTGCAGGCTATCTGGGATTCCCGACGGCTTCTTTAATTACCGTTCTGGGTTCTGCAGGGGTTGCAATCGGTCTTGCGTTGCAGGGAAGCTTATCCAATGTCAGCGGTGGCGTGATTTTGTTGCTCTTTAAACCCTTTGAGGTGGGCGACTATATCATTGTCAGCGATCAGCAGGGCGGTACCGTGAAGGAAATCGGTCTGTTTTACACCACGTTGCTGACTCCGGATAATCGGAAAGTGATTGTGCCCAATGCGGAGATTTCCAACGAACAGCTGATTAACGTAACTTCTGAAAAAATCAGACGTTGTGACCTGAAATTCTCTGTGGCATACGATACGGATGTGGACAAAATGTGTGCATTATTGTTAAAATGTGCCGAAGAAGAACCTTTGGCGTTAAAAGAACCTGAGACACAGGCGGTGGTGGCGGAATACGGTGATAGTGCCATTACATTTGCGCTTCGCATCTGGTGCAACACCCCTGATTACTGGACGGTTTACAACAATGTGAACGTTAAGGTGAAGAAGGCTCTTGACCGGGAGGGCATCACCATTCCGTTCCCGCAGATGGATGTGCGCATTGTAAAAGAATAA